One segment of Trachemys scripta elegans isolate TJP31775 chromosome 1, CAS_Tse_1.0, whole genome shotgun sequence DNA contains the following:
- the TRIM45 gene encoding tripartite motif-containing protein 45 isoform X2, with amino-acid sequence MSDPQEQQRQFGIMSEIPGEVRGLARTRCPLCTELFLAPKILPCLHTFCMACLEQLEPFSVLGFQAEDSDSTSDGSWLQDHHQPLLSVLCPVCDTEVDLPPGGINDLTTDHLAMNEVLLETLQAQGPGMLCDLCVDGEAVKHCPTCKANLCHFCYQAHRRQKKTASHAVVDLEDLKGYSRTEKSILCPSHPSEDLTLFCEQCEQPVCRDCVVGKHRHHPYAFTANVIHKHGDSMRDLLKSTQLHVDTLEGALRHIEGVSSAICSHVEAVAGEICTFADGYIRAIEEHRDRLLKQLEDLKVQKETLLHLQKAQLEQLLMDMRTGVEFTERLLTSGSDLEILITKGVVASRLRKLNNADYSIHPGVEDGIQFSPHEKAGQCCGYEVFGTILNKAVDPAKCVLQGEDLHSARQKQLASFTLLCNDASGEQMGKGGEPIRVMIIHKDKKDCIIKPSVCDKRDGTYHISYIPEELGTYTVCICVKGQHVQVLFRRYPICMPCSSQWN; translated from the exons ATGTCCGACCCACAAGAGCAGCAGCGGCAGTTTGGAATCATGTCCGAAATCCCTGGTGAGGTCAGGGGCCTAGCCAGAACTAGGTGCCCGttgtgcacagagctcttcttggcCCCCAAAATCCTGCCCTGTCTACACACGTTTTGCATGGCCTGTCTTGAGCAGCTGGAACCCTTTTCAGTGCTCGGCTTCCAGGCGGAGGATTCAGACTCTACCTCAGATGGGTCGTGGCTCCAGGATCATCATCAACCACTGCTCAGCGTCCTTTGTCCTGTCTGTGACACAGAGGTGGATTTGCCACCAGGCGGCATTAATGACTTGACCACTGACCACCTGGCCATGAATGAGGTGTTACTGGAGACCCTGCAGGCGCAAGGCCCAGGAATGCTGTGTGACCTCTGTGTGGATGGGGAAGCCGTGAAGCACTGTCCCACCTGCAAAGCCAATCTCTGCCACTTCTGCTACCAGGCTCACAG GAGACAGAAGAAAACAGCTTCCCATGCTGTGGTGGATCTAGAGGACCTGAAGGGCTACAGCCGGACTGAGAAGTCCATTCTATGTCCTTCCCACCCTTCAGAAGACCTGACACTGTTCTGTGAGCAGTGTGAGCAGCCTGTGTGCCGGGATTGTGTGGTGGGCAAGCACCGGCATCATCCATATGCCTTTACTGCCAATGTCATCCACAAACACGGAGATTCCATGCGGGACCTCCTCAAGAGCACCCAGCTGCACGTGGACACCCTAGAAGGGGCCCTACGCCATATTGAAGGTGTCAGCAGTGCCATCTGCAGTCATGTGGAGGCAGTGGCTGGGGAGATCTGCACATTTGCAGACGGATACATAAGGGCTATTGAAGAACACCGGGACCGGCTGCTGAAGCAGCTGGAAGACTTGAAGGTGCAAAAGGAGACCCTGTTGCACTTACAGAAGGCacagctggagcagctgctgatGGACATGAGGACTGGGGTGGAGTTCACTGAGCGCCTGCTGACCAGTGGCTCAGACTTGGAGATCCTTATCACCAAGGGAGTGGTGGCAAGCCGGCTGAGAAAGCTGAATAACGCGGATTATAGCATCCACcctggagtggaagatgggatCCAGTTCTCTCCCCATGAGAAGGCTGGCCAGTGCTGTGGCTATGAGGTTTTTGGGACCATTCTCAATAAGGCAGTTGATCCAGCCAAATGTGTCCTGCAAGGGGAAG ATCTCCACAGTGCCCGTCAGAAGCAGCTGGCCAGCTTTACTCTGCTGTGTAATGATGCATCGGGAGAGcagatggggaaaggaggagagccCATCCGGGTCATGATCATCCACAAAGACAAGAAGGACTG TATAATCAAGCCCAGCGTGTGTGATAAGAGGGATGGGACTTACCACATTTCCTACATCCCTGAGGAGCTGGGCACATACACTGTCTGCATCTGTGTCAAAGGGCAGCATGTACAG GTATTATTCCGTCGGTACCCTATCTGCATGCCCTGTTCTTCCCAGTGGAACTGA
- the TRIM45 gene encoding tripartite motif-containing protein 45 isoform X1, which produces MSDPQEQQRQFGIMSEIPGEVRGLARTRCPLCTELFLAPKILPCLHTFCMACLEQLEPFSVLGFQAEDSDSTSDGSWLQDHHQPLLSVLCPVCDTEVDLPPGGINDLTTDHLAMNEVLLETLQAQGPGMLCDLCVDGEAVKHCPTCKANLCHFCYQAHRRQKKTASHAVVDLEDLKGYSRTEKSILCPSHPSEDLTLFCEQCEQPVCRDCVVGKHRHHPYAFTANVIHKHGDSMRDLLKSTQLHVDTLEGALRHIEGVSSAICSHVEAVAGEICTFADGYIRAIEEHRDRLLKQLEDLKVQKETLLHLQKAQLEQLLMDMRTGVEFTERLLTSGSDLEILITKGVVASRLRKLNNADYSIHPGVEDGIQFSPHEKAGQCCGYEVFGTILNKAVDPAKCVLQGEDLHSARQKQLASFTLLCNDASGEQMGKGGEPIRVMIIHKDKKDCIIKPSVCDKRDGTYHISYIPEELGTYTVCICVKGQHVQGSPFTLTVKNKFRKHQGVFHCCTFCSSGGQKAARCACGGTMPGGYQGCGHGHKGHPGCPHWSCCGRAIENSECSAVPPGENLQRSLLKTVAL; this is translated from the exons ATGTCCGACCCACAAGAGCAGCAGCGGCAGTTTGGAATCATGTCCGAAATCCCTGGTGAGGTCAGGGGCCTAGCCAGAACTAGGTGCCCGttgtgcacagagctcttcttggcCCCCAAAATCCTGCCCTGTCTACACACGTTTTGCATGGCCTGTCTTGAGCAGCTGGAACCCTTTTCAGTGCTCGGCTTCCAGGCGGAGGATTCAGACTCTACCTCAGATGGGTCGTGGCTCCAGGATCATCATCAACCACTGCTCAGCGTCCTTTGTCCTGTCTGTGACACAGAGGTGGATTTGCCACCAGGCGGCATTAATGACTTGACCACTGACCACCTGGCCATGAATGAGGTGTTACTGGAGACCCTGCAGGCGCAAGGCCCAGGAATGCTGTGTGACCTCTGTGTGGATGGGGAAGCCGTGAAGCACTGTCCCACCTGCAAAGCCAATCTCTGCCACTTCTGCTACCAGGCTCACAG GAGACAGAAGAAAACAGCTTCCCATGCTGTGGTGGATCTAGAGGACCTGAAGGGCTACAGCCGGACTGAGAAGTCCATTCTATGTCCTTCCCACCCTTCAGAAGACCTGACACTGTTCTGTGAGCAGTGTGAGCAGCCTGTGTGCCGGGATTGTGTGGTGGGCAAGCACCGGCATCATCCATATGCCTTTACTGCCAATGTCATCCACAAACACGGAGATTCCATGCGGGACCTCCTCAAGAGCACCCAGCTGCACGTGGACACCCTAGAAGGGGCCCTACGCCATATTGAAGGTGTCAGCAGTGCCATCTGCAGTCATGTGGAGGCAGTGGCTGGGGAGATCTGCACATTTGCAGACGGATACATAAGGGCTATTGAAGAACACCGGGACCGGCTGCTGAAGCAGCTGGAAGACTTGAAGGTGCAAAAGGAGACCCTGTTGCACTTACAGAAGGCacagctggagcagctgctgatGGACATGAGGACTGGGGTGGAGTTCACTGAGCGCCTGCTGACCAGTGGCTCAGACTTGGAGATCCTTATCACCAAGGGAGTGGTGGCAAGCCGGCTGAGAAAGCTGAATAACGCGGATTATAGCATCCACcctggagtggaagatgggatCCAGTTCTCTCCCCATGAGAAGGCTGGCCAGTGCTGTGGCTATGAGGTTTTTGGGACCATTCTCAATAAGGCAGTTGATCCAGCCAAATGTGTCCTGCAAGGGGAAG ATCTCCACAGTGCCCGTCAGAAGCAGCTGGCCAGCTTTACTCTGCTGTGTAATGATGCATCGGGAGAGcagatggggaaaggaggagagccCATCCGGGTCATGATCATCCACAAAGACAAGAAGGACTG TATAATCAAGCCCAGCGTGTGTGATAAGAGGGATGGGACTTACCACATTTCCTACATCCCTGAGGAGCTGGGCACATACACTGTCTGCATCTGTGTCAAAGGGCAGCATGTACAG GGCTCACCATTCACTCTGACTGTGAAGAATAAATTCCGCAAACACCAGGGTGTGTTTCATTGTTGCACGTTCTGCTCTAGCGGAGGCCAGAAAGCTGCTCGCTGCGCTTGCGGTGGGACCATGCCAG GTGGGTACCAAGGCTGTGGTCATGGTCACAAAGGTCACCCCGGCTGTCCCCACTGGTCCTGCTGTGGCAGAGCAATTGAAAACTCTGAATGCTCAGCTGTGCCGCCTGGTGAGAACTTGCAGAGAAGCCTGCTCAAAACTGTGGCGCTCTGA